The genomic window ACTAAATAGTTATGTTGAATTGATTGAATAAGAATATAAATTATCGTATAAACTAGGAAAATAAGCAAACTCATGTTTTGTAAAACAAGATCGGCATAGTTAGGACAGAGGCATGAGAATTGGATTCTTACACAGCCAGGCATCTGACTTCGCAAGAGGAGAAAGAAAAGGCAATATGGGTACATGTAGGAAAAATGAATAAAGAAagtgttgaaaaatattttcGGTTAAGATTCTTACTACACGTATTTCTTATCCAAACTTTCCTGTTAGTTACaagcatgagaaaataaaatttcacaAAGCTATTTTCATTTCTACATTTTTGACAGTTCACTTCTAACATCATTATGGTGGGTCAAACTCATTTTGGAAGCATGCAATGCTCCACCCATCTCTAAAAGCTGAAATCCAAGAATTTGATAAGTTTTCCAAGCTTATGAGGTGCACTTGATTCGGATAAGCATCTGACACCAACTTGTAGAGTTCTAATGCAACTGTCCATGTAACACAAGTAAATGCAAATTATGCAATTcttttaacaaattttaaataaatgaaAGAATTCAGCTCCTTTAGTCACACCTGTACATGTAGGTCAAACAGGAAATATATTGTCTATGTATGTAATCTttgcatatattaatattttCCGTAGAACATGCACACAGCACGTATGCAGCATGTTGTATTATTAGATAGTACGTCATCACCATGTCTTCCTCTCCGAATTTGGAAACTTAGAGATTCAAATCTCCTAATAATATATGCATTAATTCATCACTGTAGTAATTTTAAGTATATTActgtattaataattaatatttacttAACTAGTTAAAAGTTGGTAAGTTTTATAAGAAAAAAGAAGGCACTATCTAGCGAGAAAATATGTAACTGCAGTTATtttttctattccataaatattaaatacTATATACTATTGAAATACATCAACATACAGGGCGATGTTTCCTTCCTCGAGAAAAGAACGGTCATTTTGTCAAACATGGAAAACTATCGATTGCTTATTATTCTCTGAAACTAATATTTCCAtctattttcttcattttttgtcAGGATCATAATATTCAAATtgctttcatatgttccatttaTTTATTTTAGCATCAATAAGTTTTTATGAATATTTCTTGTACTGACAAGAGTTTCACATGGCTATATTTTCGTGAATACGTGTATGCCTGCATGCGTGTGTGCATGTGTTTGTACATGGAAGCTCCAATATTCCAAAAGCTTAGCTATTAGTTATGACTTGTGCCTCGGTGCATGGTATTGGTAGGCCCTGAAGTTGATCATCCATGATATTCATTATGTTCTAGATATCTCTGATGCTTGCAGACCGAAATTTTAATGGGTTGGATAGTCCTGAACCATATCATCAAAAGGAGTCATTTGTTATATTACTAGATATGAACAACAAACATGGACGCGGGATACAGATACTAAACCGATACCGCAAActtagcaaaaaaaaagaaaaaaggatacAATATGGCTaggataatatatattaaatgtcTGTATGTACGTACATATTTTATATATCCACATGCGCGcgtgcgcgcacacacacatgcacacacacatacatatgcatgcatgtaaGAAGGCATTCATAAAGCACAGTAAGCTATCAAAATAACAGTCCATATTTTATATGAGAGCTTGAACTTCTAGAAACTCATTATTTATTCATCATTCAAATATATAGACCCCAATCCATAATTCATATCTTAATATTAGCATCACAGACTACAAAATTAACCATGCATTCTTGAATGCTTCATGTCACAAAGGAAAGAACACTCCATTCCTCTGTTTGGGTGAATGCTTCATGTCACAAAGGAAAGAACACTCTATTCCTCTGTTTGGGAAGTATCAGGAAATATCTTGAGTGTATCCAGGAATTATCAGGagtatttttttagttttgaaaaatgggaTACTTGACACAATTGTCGAACATATATTTGAGAAGTATTGTACAAGTGTATCAATATGGATGTGTATGTGATTTAAAGTATTTGTGCTTCCTAGAGTACTACAAAATTGTTTGTTTAAGTATCACATGAAAAATGAGTAACAAATCTTCAGAGAATCTGAATTTACATTTTAGGCATTTAAGTTGGTTATGCAGGCAAGCAGTTCATCTGTAACTTGTTTTGGCTCGGAATCAGCTTAGCGGAAGTTCACACAATTAGTAAAGGAGTTGAGCTtgagacttttctttatttttttgatctatcaTGCTCAAAATATTACATATAAAAACTAAGGCAATAGTTTATTATCTCCTTTTTTAATCTGGTTTATATTTgtttatcaaataatttataaaaaggaTGTATTAAGGGGGTGCTTGGTTCATGGCCAGAATTGCAATCGAAATGGGAAtcagaatggcttggaatcagaatcggagtGGCCAAATCTCCCGAAGCGCttggttcgtgatcgaaatcgaaattagaattggaatgaaaatttgaattcagagagaagagtagggattgagttctatgtaGATTTGGGCCATTCCATTCCACCCCgaaattgaaatcggaatgggactccttccaaccaaacggttgaATGGGAGTCCCCCATATCTATTCTGATTCCAGACCTCCACTCCCCCAACTAAGCACTCCCTAAATGTATTCATGCTGTTAGGTTGACATGTAATGGGTGGAATTAGCTCAAAGCATGTCTTTGtatgtatttttctttttcaagaaaaGCCTAGGGGACCTTAAGTTCTcaccaatcacttaaaatgaggCGTTCAACTTGACTTTGGCTTGAAGTAACTAAACTGAGCTCAAGCTTGGATTGAGAGCTGAGCTTGAGCATGGCTCCTGAACTCAGCTCATTTTCACCTTTGTGGGTATTCAGGACGTTGTAGATGATGATGAATGATATGGACCATTGGTTTGGATGACCCATCATGCATGTTGACTAGGAGGCATACCTGAGTTAATTATACATTGTGGGCTGGAAAGCTGTTAAGATTTAAGAGTGTTCATGCATGAGATGATGCATCTCACTGAGAAGCAATTTATGCACACATCTCACTCTCTTCTAAATGCGTTCCTCTTATAAATTAAATATGTTGCTCTGTTTTCACTCTCTAATAAATGAGCAAAAGAGAAAGAAACGAAGTGCATAAAATAAATGTGAAGTTCATGTACTCCAGTATCATGATTGATGGTTGCATCCGTCAAATTCTTCATCCTCTTGACTAAACCATGTAATTGCATGCGTATTCACATGTTTGTGATTATTAGAAGTTTAGAACCATTGGCATCCATCAAACGTTTCTTCCTCTTGACTAAAGCGCACACATTGCCTATGTGCATGCACATGCACGCATGCACGCATACACCTGTGAGGATATGTGAGCACATGCACACCTGTGAGAATATGTGCATGCAGCATGTCTGTGAGGATAGCGAGCCAAGTTGTTTCTATGTAGAATCATTGATTTTCTGTTAAAACATCATTCAtggaaaatctttttcattttatCCAAATGATATTCCATGAGTTATGCTAATATCACAAGATATTCATTTACCTAGTAATAAATCTCCTTTTGCTTCCACTTTTCTAGATTTCCTCTCTCCTTGGTCCTATATTCTCCTGCCATACCCTCCTCTCCATTTATTACCCTACACCAAAGCCCAAACCTTATCAATGCAAATCATCCATATGGAGAATCTAAAATGTTGATCATGATCACACCTAAAAAACATGAGCATTTATTGTGGAGGTAACTTTTTTAATAGATCATATGGTATTAACTCATAAAATTGATGGCAATACCTGAGTtgtttaaggaaaaaaaaatgaatgtgcATTGTGGACCCTGTAAATCAAGGATGATCTACTAaggtaaaaataaaataaatcatcatATCTGGACCTATAGATAGTTCCTTTTATAGTTTTTTGCCctccatatatatatgtatgtatgtatgtttgattCTAGGGCAACTTTATACAAACACAACCATATCTGTCAGTTTTTGTAGTTCATCTACATATACATTGATTGGGtcgaaatataaaaaattaattgaaaaccCTCTTTTTATCTTCACCTTCTACCAGTCCTCTCACTTCATCCTTTGTTGCCATCACCATTTATCATTTTCTTTCCATATTCATTACCCTACCATATTCGAACTCTACCATTATTGATCTGATCACCTTATATCTTGTTTGCGACTAGAAACTTATTCCTACCTTGTCCCATCTCCACTATTCTCAAGTACGTGATAAGCCTGAGATTGATTTCTTCTCTAATGCTGCTTTTATTTAGTCATCATTTACTTTATGCCCTTGTTCGCACTATCCTAGTTTGATTGCCCACAGTGGAAAAAGGTGAAGAAGTGATGCCCGGTCAGAGGAGGTAGTAGTTAGATCACTGAGTGTCATAGTTGATAAAGATTGTGGTGAGAACCAAAGGCGGACTAGCTAGTATTATGATGGGGATGGCAAGGACTACTGCTTTGAGAAGTGGGCAAATTGGGATAAATCTGGAATGGAGAGCCAAGGAGTCAGAAGTTGCATAGCAGATGGTTTGAACTTAAATCATTTAGTTCAACCACAATGTACTAATAGTTCCACCTGTTTAACAGACGAGGTGAAGGTAGTGCGGTACTACTActtaccagtttgtttctatTTCCATTTCAAGTAACTAGTTGGGTGGATCAAACATGTGCAGATGTGCATGGGTGAGTGGGTGGCTTCATGCATGTGCCTGTGCATGCCTGTACTTATAATTCTATACCCTCAAGGATGTTGCCACAATGGTATTATGAATGTGTAGGGGCCTCCTGGCTTTCTTACCATCGCATTCAATGCCACAAATACAATGCAATCATCATTATAAGGTCAGTTGATGGGAAGTATTGTGCCCTCATCTATTCAAAGTCGTCACTGAATAGTGTCAATATAGTGTGTGGTACATTCACTCCTGTACCCTGCAATCATGATATATGGAGAATGGAGATGCTTGCATCTTATTAATGCAGAGATGTCTGTCAGCTTCATGTTTTTTGAAGATACAATTCAGTGACACTAAGTATATTTATCTAAATTGTTGGAATGATTGCATGTGAAAGTTTCAGTACAGAGCATTTTCCTCTAGACGTCTTTGTAGAATCTTGAATTAATTCCATGTTTTTTATGTGGTCTTCTGAAAACTAATGTTCCTCCAATTGATTTCCTATTCTTGTTCAAATTCTTGAATGATGTTTTAACTCTTGTTTCATCATAAATTGGCATCTTTCCTGAGGCTTAGATCTTGACTTTTCTGGTTGTTTCAgggatatcaataaaaatttgcATATATGATGAGACTGACCGCATAACAGTTCGTACTGAGGAGAGACAATATACACTCAAGAGGATTTTCGTGATTTCCTTAATCGCAATGGCTGGACTGGCCTAAGAGAGTTAAGTGGCTTTAGAAGTGTTGACACAATGGATGACCTTCGTCCTGGTGCTGTGTATCAGGGTATAAGACTCCTGAGTGATTAGAGAGCACCAAAAAATATATGATGACTTGAAGCACCAGACAACCATATACTCACGGGTTCACAAACTGTTCATGCTGTTTGACCATTGAGGTTGTGCATTAAACTACTAAGAATAGCTAAGTTTGTAGCTTTAAATCAAGCATCCTTCCTAATGAAGTCACATTGTCATTATCCAAATCTTGTACATCATCTGATCAAAAATGTTGACTTGAAAATTTCTGCTGCAGTTGGATGTCCAATGAACCATTTCCACCCCTGAGATGAGGTGGCTGACTCTACTAACGTTGTAGATAATCTATACAAAATGATTCTCTTTACAGAAATTTTTAAGCTTGTCTGGGCAGTTGTTTTAGTGGGTTTATAATTGGTCATTGCACAGCTTTCTGTAATCCTGTACGGTGCAATTGCAATCTTTAAGAAGGTAAGTCGACCTTGTCATTGATGCAGCTGCCataataaatatcatggcatGTCGGTGCTTCTCTTTGTTTGATGTGTACTGCTACCcttttctattttctattttcttttttttctttgatgatGGAAGAGTGCTGCTTCCATTACTGCACCATTCCTGCTTCATTCGCCGGTCCTATATGGCAGTTGAGAATTGGTGCGACACACAGGAGGAAGGTGAGTGCTAGTTGGGATCAAGCCATTCTCAAAGTTCCAACTGCGACATCAGCCTGTTGGTTGTTACATCAACAGCAGGGAATAGGTGATGTTTAACATTTTCCTTATTCAATCTTATACTTCAATAATTCACCAGGTGATTGATTCAACTATAGATTTTCTGGTGGTTTTTGGTGGATAATTGCCAAAGATGTGCGGCAATCGCTTGAACTTTTGAATGCGAGGAGTAAGAAGTTTTGGATAAGCTTCAGGGTATGCAGATAGAAAGTGACTTCATATAAGGTAACAAGTTGATTAGATATTTGCGATACCCTTCAGAAAACAACGATGTTCAGACACCAATGAAGGCAAATAGTCCGGCAGATTGGTTGGCTAGGAATGTTTAACACCAAAGAAGGCAAATAGTCTGGCCGACTGGTTGGCTTAAATGGTATGCATGGATAAATACAGCGTTGTTTGTGTACCCATTCCATATGGAATTAGAAAAGCAATCAGCTACTGTGTTAATCTGCATGCAAGGAGGGGTTTATGATGTCAAAGTAATCGCATTTCCTCCCAGACATGATAGAAACGGCAAGAAGATAGATTTGTCTGCAACACCAAATAAAAGTTTTGGATCCATATGTAACTGTGTGGTTGATTGGCAAGAGAGTAGGAATGCTTGTCATATTATAGTTCATCTTGATGATGTTATAGTGTTGTTATGCATCTAAGCATTAAATCCTTGCATCATCCAGACTTGCAGTTGCTTCATGCAACCATGAACGCATTGCAAATGAGTCTGAAAACATATTAGGTGTTTGGCTCTGTTTGCTCCTCTATCCCGATAATGAGAAACGAATTTGTGAGTACGCATGCCCTTTGGAAGTAAATAttgttctaaaaatttttttctggtCAGAACACAAATACTGGATATTGCTATATTATCCTGATACAGGAATAGATAGATAGATGTGGACAATTTTTGATATATCCATGTATCTTAAAACAATGGTATACGTTCCCAGCTTCTTGATGCATCAAGGATTTAACTGCTGTTGTATGATTACCATATGTTTGAACCAAATTTAACATTGCAAAAATCTAGTCTACATCCATACTGATAAAAAAGTATATTGGAAATACGTGATTCATACGCATCTGAAAGAGATAGATACTAGCTAGCTGCATTGTAATTGAATTTTAAACAAATATGTATATTACTACTGTTAGTATCTATTTGTTATATCCTTAATATCGTTAGGAGTTTTGACATGCTGCTCAATAAATTCCatccaaaactaaaaaaaaaagaaagaagagaagtagaATTTACTGTAGTGACATGTCTTTATTAGATTAAACTTTAGTTGGGATATCACCGCATTGATATTTGATCCATGTCTAATCTGTTGAACTCTAAGAAAGATGGGAAGTCACTATTGTACACAGCATAGCTAAATATTCAGTTATCTCAAATCTTAAAAATGCATGAGTCACACCAAAAGTCTTCAGCAAAATAGAAGGGCAGTCTTCACagattccttcaagaaagaagagatggaaaAGGGAACTAAGAATGCATAAGACCAAGACATAGACCGATACATCCAGTATATTACATaattttccttttcttgccttaaATAGAACATGAACAACCAACAGTAGTTAGCTCAGTTAATTGGCACCTAGAGGCTCCAGTTTCCATCCTGGGTGGTGGCAGATAACCACTGCATATAAGATATGCACAGAAAATGCCGAATTGTGTACTTGTAGTCATATAAGATTGTAAGTTGAAGATCTTCAGAATGCATGGCATGCTAACTTGGTCTATCAATACAACTATGAGCTTTTACAACCTATGCAAAAGAATATTTGAACTCAGTGGCAACTATGAGCTTACAAAGTCGTTCAAAGTCAATTATGCTTGAATATTTTAATGGGTCATCAAACCCCTCACATATACATTCAAAATCATAGAACACAATTAGTTCACAATCTTAATCATGTTATCTTCTAATTAATACACCATATAGCCATGCATTAGATTAAACAAGTTCACCAATGTTGATCTGAAACAAGGCACTATCTGAGATCTAAAACCAGGAAAGAATGCCTTCACTGTCATTGATAAAGGCATAAATTTGAAATGCTTGTCTCATTAATACACCATGTATCTATGCATAGTTAACTGAGAACCCATGATCCCCACCCACCCTCCAATCTCTTATCACTCAGTAAAGTAACAAAAAACCATTCTTTTCCTTGTTTCTCAAGATTGTATCAGTCATTCTAACAGTTCATTGAATGCAACATATGTTCACAATAGCAATATCAAAATATTCAGTTGCTTTTGTAACATAAGCCCATTTTAAACTTTGGCACAAGGTCTCTTGCAACAATGCagtaaatacataaaaataaacaGTGCAGTAATTACAACAAACTATTCCTTAGATGTGAACAGCTTCAAATTATAGCAGTAAAAGGAAATACGGAATTTCAGTCCATGCAACTAACTTCAAATTTAACAACACATCGCCTTCACAATTCGGCACAAAATGCAGCATTCAATGACGGAAAATGTTTGCAACTCCTATGCCTCAAATGTGAATGAACGATTCACAGAGAAACATCTAAACATAAACAATGCATTACAAACAAGCTACTGCTCATCCCAGTCATCATTCTTGTAAGAAACCAGTGTATCCACTTTACGTATCTGCATTAACCAAAGGGAAGAAACCAATAAGAAGCCACAAAAACACAATCCAATCATTAGCACAAACACAAGATTTAACACAACAGGTGAGTGTTAATATCCTAACCTTGGTATCAAAAGAATGCAACTTCACCATTTGGGGGTTCTTGATCAGTTTGGCATCACTCTCAATCCAAGTGAATGGAACAGGGACATCGTTATCCATGTAGGCTAACACATCGAAAACACCTAAATAAAGAGTACTATTAGGACCAATCAGGACCAAAGCTAAGAggttaataaattataatttttgactAAATCTTAAACAGATAAGTGAATGTATTCAATTAACATATAATCCATAGGCAATATCTCAAATGCATGTAAGGAAGAAAGAATAATTACAGGGTTCATCAAGACAAGGGAGGTAAGTAATGCAGGAGGCAATCTGACGCATAATCGCCTGAATCTCCCCCATTATTTCTTTGTCACTCTTTTCCCTACCGACCCTGAAATAGAACATTGCTAACCAAATAATCAGAAGACTGAGAATTTATAAAAGAGaaaactcctttttttttttttttaatgttcgaTGGTTCTACAAAAGGAACATAGATTTCATATGGATCGAAGAATTACCCCTTTTCAACAACCTCGGCATCAGTCTCTATGTTGAAATTCCATCTCTCAAGAACCTCCGAGGTGGCCTTACTCATGATCACAAGAACAACCCTTTGTATTTTCCCAGTTTCCAGCCATTCTTCTCAatcgaaaagaaatatatcgcCATTATCAGATATCAAGAACACCAACAAAataagcaaaagaaaagaaaaatctaatAAGCAAGAAAGGAGAACAGCGAAACTTTGGAAAACATGGCAAAGAATTTACCTGATAATTGGGAAGTTAGACTAGCGATGAACAATTTCACTCCTTCGTCCTGAGTCAACAGCATTGACAGGCCATATTTCTTCACCTTGGTGAAACTCTCTTCCGGATAGACTCCGCGATTGTAAAGAATGCTGCATTAAATCTCTTTCCAAAGTTAAAAAAATGCCTTCAAAATCCAGTCTAACACACAAACCAATGGAAACCAATGCAAGAaaaatagaaatatcaaatatttcaTTCAATGTTTCAACCTTTTACCTATTTGCTGCATAACCTGCCGAGAAAGACCCAAGAACAAGGATGAATCCGAAAGAAACTCCTGGAAATAAGAGATGAAATGGAAGGGACGAACGcaaagaggagaagaaagaggaggaatGGGCAAGGGAAGTACCAAGAACTCACTGACAATGGCTGCGGAGCATCGGAGAGTGACTGTCACGCTCCAAATCTGGATATAACGCGTTATGCTATCGAGGATGgataatatgaaatcaaaattcatcttcttaaatataataacagatgtatcataaataaatataataataaaattaattcaaatatttaattaaatcaaaattgattcagaacatctaaatccaaagatgaaataattcaagtcttaaaattcataatgactacaattcataaacataaactaaattcctagtgcaaaattttcaagcttgctttgctgatcccaaGCCTGGATTCCCTTTCCATCAGTTCTagtcttatttctctgtacatgtacaaaaagaaaacaaaaagaatatgagctacactagctcagtaagtagacttccgcttccttacggatcaagcataagttttctatgataatgcatcatttagcaaataacaattattgtaaaaataaatatttcatagaacatataataaaataagttatagctcatcatgcatgcataaatcatgtatatttcacaattatgaatcgtaaatcattttcatcgtaTATTCATgttatgtttcaaaacattgctcacagatattcgtgctaaggtcactattatacccatgacagggccatgtttcttaatcgacagagttcttaattcatgtgccaactttatacccactggcagggtcatgtttcgtgtggatgctagctccggatgtcgacctttccgaagggattcattcatagccatctgagagcctttgaaatcattatatctttttcttaaagcatacatatacaaatgaaaaaatatgaaattcatgcttcataatcatgctattttcataagacatttatgaaatcaatgctcacaataaaacatgctttttcatatcatatgccgatccttattttatgaaaaattatgatttcatcaatagcaatttttgcataaaaacatgatcatttaaaaataaataaggagcataagatctacttacctcaatcatcctggaccttttaatcttccttaaaagaatcggacagtcctatttaaaatattaaatcatcaataaattttatttcatatatttaataaaattacataatataagaatgaccgatttgatgatcagtccaataaatctctcccttcggctaaaccgatttaaggtcataagtccctaggagtggagaagatggcctaataggagatccatagggcttcttagagagaaaatttttagagagagaaagtagagagagaaagtcaattctagagagagaaagactttagagagggatgagagaaatttctctcatgtgtattattattattattattatttatatttatttttttttctttttttttcttttttttctttttttccttttcttttctttttcccgtggccttctttggccgaaataggggacctaAAGGTCCCCGTACCTTTAGACCGGCCGTTCACGACCGTACCTTGCCCTGCGGCAAAAGACGACTCTCCCCGAGTTCGGAGAgccagagccggcggtcggcgtgaccgtcggcgccttAAAAACTAGGAAAAGGGAGAGGTCGAACAGGGCTTCCCTTTTTCCGATGAAATCCGACGACTCCTGTCGCCGGCAGTCATGCCACCGCacgaaaaagaagggagagaagggaggaagaggaggaaggacttaccacagcctccgatgacccccaccggcatgaaatcgcggcgagcacgagtcgaggggccgcggcttcaatcgggaaaatcggagaagaactccggtGATCGTCGGTGACTGTTGTGTCTTCTCTTAgagaagaggaggggggttcttatagagctcgtcctagggtctttaatggccctaggactccgatttctGATCGGAGCCGGGAGaaggggaagactccgatcgggagtcttcttccctatttttttttttcctaagtgggcttagtgggcttttggcccatcggatcgggttatcacattctaccccgttaaaaaaaatttcatcctcgaaatttaacataccttcattttcaaataagtgtagatatctcatcttcatatcatcttcaagctcccacgtggcctctctctcttcatgattactccaatgaatctttacatacggaaTGATTCACCATCTTAGAATTTACTCTTTTCAatcaataattcggaggaaaaattcttcataggttagatcttcatgaacttgcaatggctcatactttattgcACTATTTGGATAGGTACAAATTTTCTCAGTAtggaaacatgaaagacattatgcactttggataaatctggtggtaagactagttcgtaagcaacatctcctactcgatttaaaatttcaaaaggtccaatatatcatgaattcagcttgccatgtctctcaaatctcatgacacccttagtaggtgatacttttagaaaaacatgatcaccgacttgaaattctaattcttttctttttctatctgtccaactcttctgtctatcctatgctgccttgagtcttctcttgattagataaattttgtctctagcatcttgaactaactcgggacctattaatttcttttcacctACTTCATCTCAATATAGAGgagatctacactttcttccatataggacttcatagggtgccatccggatactggaatgaaaactgttgttatatgcaaattcagTCAATGTCACATGATTTATCCCAATGTCCTCCGaaatcaaaagcacaagctcttaacatatcctcaagagtttgaattgtcctttcagattggccatcggtctggggatggaatgcagtactaagcctcaattctgCCCCTAaagtatcttgaaaattttttcaaaatctagatacaaatcgtggatctcgatcagacacaatacTTATTTAGAACACCATGCAGGCAtacaattccatcaatatacatctaagctaacttatcaagtggagtgccaactcgaaaaggtagaaagtgagctgatttagtaagccgatcaacaatcacccacactaCATTTTTTCTTGTTGTCCTTGGAAGTCCAGTAACAAAATCCATCGTGATATGCTCCATTTTCATTTCTAGTATCTTTAATGGTCTTAGCAaaccagcaggtctttgatgttcggctttcacttgctggcataccaagcattgagatacaaaccgagctatctcctgcttcattccattctaccagaagagttattttaaatctctatacatctttgtactaccgggatgaaaggagaaacgggatttatgggcttctttcaaattttttttttttagttcaggATCTCCTGGTAATACATAATCTGTTtccaaaataaagagttccatctgtatgtagcctaaactcagttcgtagccctttctccatgtccttcttaaactgatataaatgaatatcactttgttgggtcgcttttatctgttcgatcaatgctggttgtaccattaaatttgctaacacattc from Elaeis guineensis isolate ETL-2024a chromosome 9, EG11, whole genome shotgun sequence includes these protein-coding regions:
- the LOC105051599 gene encoding mitotic spindle checkpoint protein MAD2 codes for the protein MLLTQDEGVKLFIASLTSQLSEWLETGKIQRVVLVIMSKATSEVLERWNFNIETDAEVVEKGVGREKSDKEIMGEIQAIMRQIASCITYLPCLDEPCVFDVLAYMDNDVPVPFTWIESDAKLIKNPQMVKLHSFDTKIRKVDTLVSYKNDDWDEQ